A single Drosophila miranda strain MSH22 chromosome XR, D.miranda_PacBio2.1, whole genome shotgun sequence DNA region contains:
- the LOC108151279 gene encoding LOW QUALITY PROTEIN: protein arginine N-methyltransferase 1 (The sequence of the model RefSeq protein was modified relative to this genomic sequence to represent the inferred CDS: substituted 1 base at 1 genomic stop codon), whose protein sequence is MHGNKKNTKKVDFNANGASKNTPNPGLADFHHPVDNNDKFHVEKQRKIPCQAFERQLGVMCESRTAATQVAPKPLGQGSTSEINGRGVPYEPLNIWEQALARMFGPGVYDELSIYRRVPELFPDPSRQKQSQSSPFVPQGVANSTKQISRVEGPPSKSPIPWAHRREEVRKEPQIKIMKGPEPIRGVPKELEQVDRMTSADFRHDNNAHLLNMRTQLKNQDHMHYFKNVIRDNVHLFKGRVILVLSCGVGTLALMAASDGEAERVYAVDHSMVTNYAELVVKQNHFEDTVKVLHGRVADLELPEKVDGIVXNWMGHSLLWNSEILEVLEARDRWLKKNGFILPDLAALYLVGAAEPQLKGLCDWWRHVYSFKMNAMRRYAISEPRYAKTNGDCVLTLAHRVLALNLHSATKKDLQIDREIRLKVTKDGHLECFTLYFDVSFSQCHLQRILSCNPCLASGRNSLWLQTVLFVESSFVLRENLHYAGRFIFRPLKGFDTNQFEIIIKLHVSELFKGDQPEYFGNRLVNKRWLMMERNQTVAEVDSCQDEDF, encoded by the coding sequence ATGCATGGAAATAAGAAAAACACGAAAAAGGTGGACTTCAACGCCAACGGTGCCAGCAAGAACACTCCGAACCCTGGCTTGGCGGATTTCCATCACCCTGTGGATAATAATGATAAATTTCACGTAGAAAAACAGCGGAAAATCCCATGCCAAGCGTTTGAGCGGCAACTTGGCGTAATGTGCGAGAGCAGGACAGCGGCTACCCAGGTGGCCCCAAAACCGCTGGGACAGGGATCAACATCCGAAATTAATGGGCGCGGGGTACCCTACGAGCCACTAAATATCTGGGAACAAGCATTAGCTAGAATGTTTGGGCCTGGGGTATACGATGAACTCAGCATCTATCGCAGAGTACCCGAGCTGTTCCCGGACCCTTCGAGACAGAAACAGAGCCAGAGCAGCCCATTTGTACCCCAGGGAGTCGCCAACAGCACCAAACAGATCAGTCGCGTGGAAGGGCCACCCTCCAAGTCCCCGATACCCTGGGCACACAGGCGGGAAGAGGTACGCAAAGAGCCGCAAATCAAAATTATGAAGGGGCCGGAGCCGATCCGGGGCGTGCCGAAAGAACTGGAGCAGGTGGATCGCATGACCTCGGCAGACTTTCGGCACGACAACAACGCCCACTTGCTGAACATGCGCACCCAGCTGAAGAACCAGGACCACATGCATTACTTTAAGAATGTCATCAGGGATAACGTGCATCTGTTCAAGGGGCGCGTCATCCTCGTCCTGTCCTGCGGCGTGGGCACCCTGGCCCTGATGGCCGCCAGCGATGGGGAGGCGGAGCGTGTGTACGCCGTCGACCACTCGATGGTCACTAACTACGCGGAGCTGGTGGTGAAGCAGAATCACTTCGAGGACACCGTGAAGGTACTGCACGGGCGCGTGGCCGATCTGGAGCTGCCCGAGAAAGTGGACGGGATTGTGTGAAACTGGATGGGTCACTCGCTGCTGTGGAATTCGGAGATCCTGGAGGTGCTCGAGGCACGGGATCGCTGGCTGAAGAAGAATGGCTTCATCCTGCCCGATCTGGCGGCCCTCTATCTGGTGGGAGCCGCGGAGCCACAGCTGAAGGGCCTTTGCGACTGGTGGCGGCACGTCTACAGCTTCAAAATGAACGCCATGCGTCGGTATGCCATCTCCGAGCCTCGTTATGCGAAGACCAACGGCGACTGTGTCCTCACCCTCGCCCATCGCGTGCTGGCGCTCAATCTGCACAGTGCCACCAAGAAGGATCTGCAGATAGATCGCGAGATACGGCTGAAGGTCACCAAGGATGGGCACCTGGAGTGCTTCACTCTATACTTCGATGTGTCGTTCAGCCAATGCCATCTCCAGCGCATCCTCAGCTGCAATCCCTGTCTCGCCAGCGGCCGCAATTCGCTCTGGCTGCAGACGGTTCTCTTCGTCGAGAGTTCCTTTGTGCTCCGTGAGAATCTGCACTATGCGGGTCGCTTCATCTTCCGCCCCCTGAAGGGATTCGACACAAATCAGttcgagatcatcatcaaGCTCCATGTGAGCGAGCTCTTCAAGGGGGATCAGCCGGAGTACTTTGGCAATCGTTTGGTCAACAAGCGCTGGCTGATGATGGAGCGCAACCAGACGGTGGCCGAGGTGGATAGCTGTCAGGACGAGGATTTTTGA